From Deferrisoma camini S3R1, the proteins below share one genomic window:
- a CDS encoding type II toxin-antitoxin system VapC family toxin, whose product MPFVLDCSVTMAWVFPDEASDTTDRLRDSLLDDTAVVPALWPAEVGNVLLVATRRGRINRCDWGRIAADLAALPIVVDRIPPDDVLTAVVPLADKCGLSVYDGMYLELALRRDLPLATLDKRLAEACLASGGRLT is encoded by the coding sequence ATGCCCTTCGTGCTCGACTGCTCGGTGACGATGGCCTGGGTGTTCCCCGACGAGGCCAGTGACACCACGGATCGGCTGCGCGACAGCCTCCTGGATGACACCGCAGTCGTGCCGGCTTTATGGCCGGCCGAGGTGGGGAACGTGCTTCTTGTGGCGACGCGCAGGGGGCGGATCAACCGGTGTGACTGGGGGCGGATCGCGGCAGACCTCGCGGCGCTCCCGATCGTGGTTGACCGGATTCCGCCGGACGATGTGCTCACCGCGGTGGTGCCTCTGGCCGACAAGTGCGGCCTATCGGTGTACGACGGGATGTACCTTGAGTTGGCCCTCCGACGGGACCTGCCCTTGGCCACGCTCGACAAACGACTCGCTGAGGCGTGCTTGGCGAGCGGGGGGCGACTGACTTAA
- a CDS encoding type II toxin-antitoxin system Phd/YefM family antitoxin produces MPQIGAREAKTRLPQLLKRVEQGERFVITRHGRPVAELIPLGEISRGRVREAIEDLKAFQKTHSLQGLLVRDLIEEGRKY; encoded by the coding sequence GTGCCCCAGATCGGTGCCCGCGAAGCCAAGACGCGCCTGCCTCAGTTGTTGAAACGCGTGGAGCAAGGTGAGAGGTTCGTGATTACGAGACACGGTCGCCCCGTGGCCGAGTTGATCCCCTTAGGGGAGATTTCCCGGGGTCGGGTCCGGGAGGCCATCGAGGACCTGAAGGCGTTTCAGAAGACCCACTCTCTCCAGGGACTTTTGGTGCGAGACCTGATCGAAGAGGGACGAAAATACTGA
- a CDS encoding coiled-coil domain-containing protein, with amino-acid sequence MEIAEIIKKAFQEWVVPELSAIRSEIAEVKGRLEGTNERLTDLQTQLADQSRRIDEIRMELSERINETNRRIDETNKRIDDVRTELTERIESVRSDLTARHDQLNQRMDELGRAIVRRDEYDRTLRHMEHRLTSMEHQLSDLKRRVA; translated from the coding sequence ATGGAGATCGCCGAGATCATCAAGAAGGCCTTCCAGGAGTGGGTGGTCCCCGAGTTGAGCGCCATCCGGTCCGAGATCGCCGAGGTCAAGGGCCGGTTGGAAGGGACCAACGAGCGCCTCACGGACTTGCAGACCCAGCTTGCGGACCAGAGTCGCCGCATCGACGAGATCCGTATGGAACTCTCGGAGCGGATCAACGAGACGAACCGGCGGATCGACGAGACCAACAAACGCATCGACGACGTTCGCACGGAGCTCACCGAGCGGATCGAGAGCGTTCGGAGCGATCTTACGGCGCGTCACGACCAACTGAACCAACGCATGGACGAGTTGGGCCGAGCCATCGTCCGTCGGGACGAGTACGACCGAACGCTCCGGCACATGGAACACCGTCTCACCTCCATGGAGCACCAGCTCAGCGACCTCAAACGCCGTGTGGCCTGA
- a CDS encoding DUF5615 family PIN-like protein, with protein sequence MRILADECIDASTVSAFRAAGWEVTYVAEVAPGSPDGEVLDMAKRLKALLLTADKDFGEIVFRRREAPYGVLLVRLPGMDPNERARLAVRVVTRHADELFGNFSVLTGASLRVRRPFR encoded by the coding sequence GTGAGGATTCTGGCGGATGAGTGCATCGATGCAAGCACTGTGTCTGCTTTTCGCGCAGCCGGGTGGGAGGTGACCTACGTTGCAGAAGTCGCTCCGGGAAGCCCCGATGGCGAAGTTCTCGACATGGCAAAGCGCCTTAAAGCGCTTCTCCTTACCGCTGACAAGGATTTCGGAGAGATCGTCTTCCGCCGTCGAGAGGCACCCTATGGTGTGCTCCTGGTGAGGCTACCCGGAATGGATCCCAACGAGCGGGCTCGTCTCGCAGTGCGCGTTGTTACGCGGCACGCTGACGAGCTTTTCGGGAACTTTTCTGTCTTGACGGGGGCGTCGTTGCGCGTCCGAAGGCCCTTTCGTTAA
- a CDS encoding DUF433 domain-containing protein, whose protein sequence is MPSSRITSTPHVMFGKPVIQGTRITVEFILEELAAGRTPEDLAREHPGLEVEDVRAALRFAAQILGTDIVHPVSEEAA, encoded by the coding sequence ATGCCTTCATCTCGGATCACTTCCACCCCGCACGTCATGTTCGGAAAGCCGGTGATTCAGGGGACTCGGATCACGGTGGAGTTCATTCTAGAGGAACTCGCTGCCGGCCGGACGCCTGAGGACTTGGCTCGGGAACATCCCGGGCTTGAGGTCGAAGACGTTCGGGCTGCTCTGCGTTTCGCGGCACAGATCCTGGGAACCGACATCGTGCATCCGGTTTCCGAGGAGGCGGCGTGA
- a CDS encoding Rpn family recombination-promoting nuclease/putative transposase produces the protein MTGEGPAAQRPNAATPPGRAVIYLDTCPSARRKPPTHGVRCIVARGPKIAARNVPGWNGPLPDLSNPHDRFVREVFSRPEAARDFLRHSLPAEVVACLNVSLVSAVPRTFVDPDLRAHLADVIFWVALRGGRRGVRIRADRAQEPPGPLGARRCFPSSSIHAHLRILPSDCVLHAGDPAAHARSSLPGCVPGRAAPDEPKITRRFHRPGLSRTRRVHHTIHHSRPHPYGQRARSHPWPATRPARKLAS, from the coding sequence GTGACGGGTGAAGGCCCCGCCGCCCAGCGTCCCAACGCCGCCACCCCGCCGGGAAGAGCCGTGATCTACCTGGACACCTGCCCATCTGCTCGCCGAAAACCGCCCACACACGGCGTCCGTTGCATCGTTGCGCGAGGCCCAAAGATAGCGGCCCGCAACGTCCCGGGCTGGAATGGCCCCTTGCCCGACCTTTCCAACCCCCACGACCGGTTTGTGCGCGAGGTGTTCTCCCGGCCCGAGGCGGCCCGGGACTTTTTGCGCCACTCCCTGCCGGCCGAGGTGGTGGCGTGCCTGAACGTTTCCTTGGTGTCGGCCGTGCCGCGCACGTTCGTGGATCCGGACCTTCGGGCGCACCTGGCGGATGTGATCTTCTGGGTGGCGCTACGGGGGGGGCGGCGAGGCGTTCGTATACGTGCTGATCGAGCACAAGAGCCACCCGGACCGCTGGGGGCTCGGAGGTGCTTCCCTTCCTCCTCGATCCACGCCCACCTCCGGATCCTCCCGTCGGACTGCGTTCTTCATGCTGGGGATCCCGCAGCACACGCAAGATCCAGTCTTCCCGGATGCGTGCCCGGTCGGGCCGCACCGGACGAACCGAAAATAACGCGTCGTTTTCATCGCCCCGGTCTCTCGCGGACCAGAAGGGTCCATCACACAATCCACCATAGCCGTCCCCACCCCTACGGTCAACGCGCTCGCAGCCACCCATGGCCCGCTACGCGGCCCGCTAGAAAGCTGGCAAGCTAG
- the hepT gene encoding type VII toxin-antitoxin system HepT family RNase toxin yields MTPSTLRAAVVAERAAWVREMLACVRGLPLGSADEFFSDARNVAAAESYLRRALEALLDLGRHVLAKGFGVAPSEYKEVARGLERVGVLAPDVARTLVVLAGYRNRMVHFYHEVGPQELYEVCSRRLGDVEDVLDAMLSWCRAHPERFDAPVE; encoded by the coding sequence ATGACCCCGTCGACTCTTCGGGCGGCCGTGGTGGCCGAAAGAGCGGCCTGGGTGCGGGAGATGCTGGCCTGCGTGCGGGGGCTTCCCCTGGGGAGCGCCGACGAGTTTTTCTCGGACGCCAGAAACGTGGCTGCGGCAGAGTCGTACCTCCGCCGGGCTCTGGAGGCGTTGCTGGACCTGGGGCGCCACGTGCTCGCAAAGGGGTTTGGGGTGGCGCCCTCCGAGTACAAGGAGGTGGCGAGGGGACTCGAGCGGGTCGGCGTGCTGGCACCCGACGTTGCCCGGACCCTCGTCGTTCTGGCGGGCTATCGGAACCGGATGGTCCACTTTTACCACGAGGTCGGGCCCCAAGAGCTGTACGAGGTGTGCTCCCGGCGGCTCGGGGACGTGGAGGACGTCTTGGACGCCATGCTGTCCTGGTGCCGCGCACATCCGGAACGCTTCGATGCACCGGTGGAATAG
- a CDS encoding nucleotidyltransferase domain-containing protein has product MCLSERLLDLCRRHGLVAIYAFGSRAGEAAARARGGDVQPEPGASDLDIGVQPRPGRRLGAFEKVELAQALEDLFGVGRVDLVVVTEAPTFLAYEVIRGEILACTDPDAQARYELYVLARTGDLAHWHKERIRAIYREGAR; this is encoded by the coding sequence ATGTGCCTCTCCGAGCGCCTCTTGGACCTGTGCCGTCGCCACGGCTTGGTGGCGATCTATGCATTCGGTAGCCGGGCCGGCGAGGCGGCGGCGCGGGCGCGGGGTGGGGACGTGCAGCCCGAACCCGGCGCGTCGGACCTGGACATCGGGGTGCAGCCGAGGCCGGGTCGGCGGCTGGGAGCCTTCGAGAAGGTGGAGCTGGCCCAGGCCCTGGAGGACTTGTTCGGGGTGGGCCGGGTGGACCTCGTCGTGGTGACCGAGGCGCCGACGTTTCTGGCGTACGAAGTGATCCGGGGTGAGATCCTGGCCTGCACCGACCCGGATGCCCAGGCCCGGTACGAACTCTACGTGCTGGCGCGGACCGGAGACCTGGCCCACTGGCACAAGGAGAGGATCCGAGCGATCTACCGGGAGGGAGCTCGATGA
- a CDS encoding rhomboid family intramembrane serine protease, with protein MPPILCPHCRRLISSDEPRCPHCGLHAPGMRFRRALLGWLQPGPRELVRGLITVNVAWFGLSLLVDPAGLGGSLNPLAFLSPSDRGLFLMGATGSLPVLRLGRWWTLLAANFLHGGLLHLFFNMAALAQIGPFVAREYGTARFVALYLLTGAAGFLVSVLAGVGLTIGASASLLGLIGAAMYYGRARGGVYGEAVFRQMGGWTVGIFLFGFLLPGINNWAHGGGLAAGFALGHLLGFREQRPEAPWHRLLALGLAGLTVLSLLWGVVGVVAWRLG; from the coding sequence ATGCCCCCCATCCTTTGCCCCCACTGCCGAAGGCTGATCTCGTCGGACGAGCCCCGCTGCCCCCACTGCGGGCTCCACGCCCCGGGCATGCGGTTCCGGCGGGCGCTGCTGGGCTGGCTCCAGCCCGGCCCCCGGGAGCTGGTGCGGGGGCTCATCACCGTGAACGTGGCCTGGTTCGGCCTGTCCCTGCTGGTGGACCCGGCCGGCCTGGGCGGCAGCCTCAATCCCCTGGCGTTTCTGAGCCCCTCGGACCGGGGGCTGTTCCTCATGGGCGCCACCGGCTCCCTGCCGGTGCTCCGGTTGGGGCGGTGGTGGACCCTGCTCGCCGCCAACTTCCTCCACGGTGGGCTGCTGCACCTGTTCTTCAACATGGCGGCCCTGGCCCAGATCGGGCCGTTCGTGGCCCGGGAGTACGGCACGGCCCGGTTCGTGGCCCTGTACCTGCTCACCGGCGCGGCAGGGTTCCTGGTGTCGGTGCTGGCCGGGGTGGGGCTGACCATCGGGGCCTCGGCCTCGCTGCTGGGCCTGATCGGCGCGGCCATGTACTACGGCCGGGCCCGGGGCGGGGTGTACGGCGAGGCCGTGTTCCGGCAGATGGGGGGCTGGACCGTGGGGATCTTCCTGTTCGGGTTCCTCCTGCCCGGCATCAACAACTGGGCCCACGGCGGCGGGCTCGCGGCCGGCTTCGCCCTGGGTCATCTGCTGGGGTTCCGGGAGCAGCGGCCCGAGGCCCCCTGGCACCGGCTCCTGGCCCTAGGGCTCGCCGGCCTCACCGTCCTCAGCCTGCTGTGGGGCGTGGTGGGGGTGGTGGCGTGGAGGCTGGGCTAG
- a CDS encoding HDIG domain-containing metalloprotein, translated as MDTKPTREEAWQILTEHVKSENLLRHALAVEGVMRHMARKRGADEEEWGVIGLVHDVDYEEHPEEHLQHAPAILRAHGWPEPYIRAVLAHGWGLCTDVEPVTDLEKTLYAVDELTGLVAAAALVRPSRSVMDLPVKSVRKKWKDKAFAAGVDRSVIQRGAEMLGVELADLIADTIEGMRSVADRIGLGG; from the coding sequence ATGGACACGAAGCCCACCCGGGAAGAGGCCTGGCAGATCCTCACCGAGCACGTGAAGAGCGAGAACCTCCTGCGCCACGCCCTGGCCGTGGAGGGGGTGATGCGCCACATGGCCCGGAAGCGGGGGGCCGACGAGGAGGAGTGGGGGGTGATCGGGCTCGTGCACGACGTGGACTACGAGGAGCACCCCGAGGAGCATCTCCAACACGCCCCCGCGATCCTCAGGGCCCACGGCTGGCCCGAGCCGTACATCCGGGCGGTGCTCGCCCACGGGTGGGGGTTGTGCACCGACGTGGAGCCGGTCACCGACCTGGAGAAGACCCTCTACGCCGTGGACGAGCTCACCGGCCTGGTGGCGGCCGCGGCCCTGGTGCGGCCGTCGCGCAGCGTGATGGACCTGCCGGTCAAGAGCGTGCGCAAGAAGTGGAAGGACAAGGCGTTCGCCGCCGGGGTGGACCGGTCGGTGATCCAGAGGGGGGCCGAGATGCTGGGGGTGGAGCTGGCCGACCTGATCGCCGACACCATCGAGGGCATGCGCTCGGTGGCCGACCGGATCGGGCTGGGGGGGTAG
- the tsaB gene encoding tRNA (adenosine(37)-N6)-threonylcarbamoyltransferase complex dimerization subunit type 1 TsaB produces MNAVLGLDTSERTAGAAVVVEGRVRCETVEASAPRQSRRILALVEAALAAAGVGRGDLAALAVTAGPGAFTGVRVGVATAKGLAVALGIPVVGVSSLAALAGRAGPWPGLVAPVLDAKKRQVYAGAWDGETGRRVLDEAAWDPSEFGRALAETGRPVLALGAGVAPYREALRSCLGDRYHEAPEDLWTVPPARVALLGWQRWRAGSAEPPDALTPRYLRRSEAEERRGVGRGS; encoded by the coding sequence ATGAACGCGGTCCTGGGCCTGGACACCTCGGAGCGCACGGCCGGCGCGGCCGTGGTGGTGGAGGGGCGCGTTCGGTGCGAGACGGTGGAGGCCTCGGCCCCCCGCCAGTCCCGGCGGATCCTGGCCCTGGTGGAGGCGGCCCTGGCCGCGGCCGGGGTCGGCCGGGGCGACCTGGCGGCCCTGGCCGTGACCGCGGGCCCGGGCGCGTTCACCGGGGTGCGGGTGGGGGTGGCCACGGCCAAGGGCCTGGCCGTGGCCCTGGGGATCCCGGTGGTGGGGGTGTCGAGCCTGGCGGCCCTGGCCGGCCGGGCCGGGCCGTGGCCGGGACTGGTGGCGCCCGTGCTCGACGCCAAGAAGCGGCAGGTGTACGCCGGCGCCTGGGACGGCGAAACGGGCCGGCGGGTCCTGGACGAGGCGGCCTGGGACCCGTCGGAGTTCGGCCGGGCCCTGGCGGAGACCGGCCGGCCGGTCCTGGCCCTGGGAGCCGGGGTGGCCCCGTACCGGGAGGCCCTGCGCTCGTGCCTGGGCGACCGCTACCACGAGGCGCCCGAGGACCTGTGGACCGTGCCCCCGGCCCGGGTGGCCCTGCTGGGCTGGCAGCGCTGGCGAGCCGGCTCGGCCGAGCCCCCCGACGCCCTCACCCCCCGGTACCTGCGGCGCAGCGAAGCGGAGGAGAGGAGGGGCGTAGGTCGCGGGTCGTAG
- the rseP gene encoding RIP metalloprotease RseP: MTVFHSTAAFVVLLGVLVFVHEFGHFLVAKRLGIRVLKFSLGFGPRLWGWRRGETEYLISAVPLGGYVKLFGEDPDEPLAAGEEARSFSARPVSHRIATVVAGPVMNVVLAVVVFALLSLFGTPVLQPVVGQVSPGMPAEAAGLAQGDRIVAIDGEPVASWDDMAERIAGSEGRELVLTVERQGTRFDLRVKPVLRESRNLLGETIQKPMIGIAPSGEVSVERNPVWMAPWIGVRETARWTAVTVEVLVKMVVGRVSPRTLGGPIAIAKMAGETAQAGAQSFLFLMAVLSVNLAVLNLLPIPILDGGHLLFFGIEAVRGRPVSLRHREVAQQVGLAILLALMAFVMYNDLARILSG, from the coding sequence ATGACCGTGTTCCATTCCACCGCCGCGTTCGTGGTGCTGCTGGGCGTGCTCGTGTTCGTGCACGAGTTCGGCCACTTCCTGGTGGCCAAGCGCCTGGGCATCCGGGTCCTGAAGTTCTCCCTGGGGTTCGGCCCCCGGCTGTGGGGGTGGCGCCGGGGCGAGACCGAGTACCTGATCTCGGCCGTGCCCCTGGGGGGGTACGTGAAGCTGTTCGGCGAGGACCCGGACGAGCCCCTGGCCGCGGGGGAGGAGGCCCGGAGCTTCAGCGCCCGGCCCGTGTCCCACCGCATCGCCACCGTGGTGGCCGGGCCGGTCATGAACGTCGTTCTCGCCGTGGTGGTGTTCGCCCTGCTGAGCCTGTTCGGCACCCCGGTGCTCCAGCCGGTGGTGGGCCAGGTGAGCCCGGGCATGCCGGCCGAGGCGGCGGGCCTGGCGCAGGGCGACCGGATCGTGGCCATCGACGGCGAGCCCGTGGCCTCGTGGGACGACATGGCCGAGCGGATCGCCGGCTCGGAGGGCCGAGAGCTGGTGCTCACGGTGGAGCGGCAGGGCACCCGGTTCGACCTGCGGGTGAAGCCGGTGCTGCGGGAGTCCCGGAACCTGCTGGGCGAGACGATCCAGAAGCCCATGATCGGCATCGCCCCCTCGGGCGAGGTGTCGGTCGAGCGCAACCCCGTGTGGATGGCGCCGTGGATCGGCGTCCGGGAGACCGCCCGATGGACCGCGGTGACCGTGGAGGTGCTGGTCAAGATGGTGGTGGGACGGGTGAGCCCCCGCACCCTGGGCGGGCCCATCGCCATCGCCAAGATGGCCGGCGAGACCGCCCAGGCCGGGGCCCAGAGCTTCCTGTTCCTGATGGCCGTGCTGTCGGTGAACCTGGCCGTGCTGAACCTGCTGCCCATCCCCATCCTGGACGGCGGGCACCTGCTGTTCTTCGGGATCGAGGCGGTGCGGGGCCGGCCCGTGAGCCTGCGGCACCGGGAGGTGGCCCAGCAAGTGGGCCTGGCCATCCTGCTCGCGCTCATGGCCTTCGTCATGTACAACGACCTCGCCCGGATCCTGAGCGGATGA
- a CDS encoding 1-deoxy-D-xylulose-5-phosphate reductoisomerase gives MRRLAVLGATGSIGESTLDVVRRFPDRFRVVALAAGGRRIDRLAAQVRETGARWVAVPDEAAAEALRCRGVTAEVLAGPQGLVQVAGLEEADVVVSAVVGAAGLLPTYAAVLAGKIVALANKESLVAAGEVVMAAARRTGARILPVDSEHSALFQALEGRDPGQVRRLILTASGGPFRGRSRGSLAGVGVDEALAHPNWSMGPKITVDSATLMNKGLEVIEARWLFDVPADRIDVAVHPESIVHSLVEFVDGSLIGQLGPPDMRIPIAYALSHPERLPLPDLSVDLVRAGRLTFEEPDRDAFPCLDLAYEALRAGGTVPAVLSGANEEAVAAFLARRLGFLEIAEAVAAALDAHRPHPLTTVQEALEADLWARRFVKGWVGRRGRG, from the coding sequence GTGAGGCGCCTGGCGGTCCTGGGGGCCACCGGAAGCATCGGCGAGAGCACCCTGGACGTGGTGCGGCGGTTCCCCGACCGGTTCCGGGTGGTGGCCCTGGCCGCCGGGGGGCGGCGGATCGACCGGCTGGCGGCCCAGGTCCGGGAGACCGGGGCCCGGTGGGTGGCCGTGCCGGACGAGGCCGCGGCCGAGGCCCTGAGGTGCCGGGGGGTCACGGCCGAGGTCCTGGCCGGCCCCCAGGGGCTCGTGCAGGTGGCCGGCCTGGAGGAGGCCGACGTGGTGGTGTCGGCCGTGGTGGGCGCCGCAGGGCTCCTGCCCACCTATGCGGCGGTCTTGGCCGGCAAGATCGTGGCCCTGGCCAACAAGGAGTCCCTGGTGGCCGCCGGCGAGGTGGTGATGGCCGCGGCCCGGCGCACCGGGGCCCGCATCCTGCCCGTGGACAGCGAGCACTCGGCCCTGTTCCAGGCCCTGGAGGGCCGCGACCCGGGGCAGGTGCGGCGGCTGATCCTCACGGCGTCCGGGGGCCCGTTCCGGGGGCGGTCCCGGGGCAGCCTGGCGGGGGTGGGGGTGGACGAGGCCCTGGCCCACCCCAACTGGTCCATGGGCCCCAAGATCACGGTGGACTCCGCCACCCTGATGAACAAGGGCCTGGAGGTCATCGAGGCCCGGTGGCTGTTCGACGTGCCGGCCGACCGGATCGACGTGGCCGTGCACCCCGAGAGCATCGTCCACTCCCTGGTGGAGTTCGTAGACGGAAGCCTGATCGGTCAGCTCGGGCCGCCGGACATGCGCATCCCCATCGCCTACGCCCTGAGCCACCCGGAGCGGCTGCCGCTGCCGGACCTGTCGGTGGACCTGGTCCGGGCCGGCCGTCTGACCTTTGAGGAGCCGGACCGGGACGCGTTTCCGTGCCTGGACCTGGCGTACGAGGCCCTGCGGGCCGGCGGCACCGTGCCGGCCGTGCTGTCCGGGGCCAACGAGGAGGCCGTGGCCGCGTTCCTGGCCCGACGGCTGGGGTTCCTGGAGATCGCCGAGGCCGTGGCCGCGGCCCTCGATGCCCACCGACCCCACCCCCTGACCACGGTGCAGGAGGCCCTGGAGGCCGACCTGTGGGCCCGGCGGTTCGTCAAGGGGTGGGTGGGCCGAAGGGGAAGGGGATGA
- a CDS encoding phosphatidate cytidylyltransferase: MSARVRTALWAGAGFLGVLFLGGATGFGLLTAAVAVAGMREYLRLAAPHANPLERAATAAWAGVVVLGFLCPDRAVPGLLLVGGGAVFGAAWILGPGPRRDWFARWGGTVGGWVGVAYGLGHLVWVREAGVSAVVFVLAVVWAGDIAAYYVGTALGEHPLAPAVSPNKSVEGAVASVVAACLVGWGVSAVLPTPHGAWTGLWVAGVLNVAAQLGDLLESVWKRSAGVKDSGSLLPGHGGVLDRVDALLLAAPAYAAVLALVGTGP, encoded by the coding sequence ATGAGCGCGCGGGTGCGGACCGCCCTGTGGGCCGGGGCGGGGTTCCTGGGGGTGTTGTTCCTGGGCGGGGCGACGGGGTTCGGGCTCCTGACCGCGGCCGTGGCCGTGGCGGGCATGCGGGAGTACCTGCGGCTGGCCGCGCCCCACGCCAACCCCCTGGAGCGGGCGGCCACGGCGGCCTGGGCCGGGGTGGTGGTCCTGGGGTTCCTGTGCCCGGACCGCGCCGTGCCGGGGCTTCTGCTGGTGGGGGGCGGGGCGGTGTTCGGGGCCGCCTGGATCCTGGGGCCCGGCCCCCGCCGCGACTGGTTCGCCCGGTGGGGCGGCACGGTGGGCGGATGGGTGGGGGTGGCCTACGGGCTGGGCCACCTGGTGTGGGTGCGCGAGGCCGGGGTGAGCGCGGTGGTGTTCGTGTTGGCCGTGGTGTGGGCCGGGGACATCGCGGCCTACTACGTGGGCACCGCCCTCGGCGAGCACCCCCTGGCCCCGGCGGTCAGCCCCAACAAGAGCGTGGAGGGGGCCGTGGCCAGCGTGGTGGCCGCCTGCCTGGTGGGCTGGGGCGTCTCGGCGGTGCTGCCCACCCCCCACGGAGCCTGGACCGGGCTGTGGGTGGCCGGGGTGCTCAACGTGGCGGCCCAGCTGGGCGACCTGCTGGAGTCGGTGTGGAAGCGCAGCGCGGGGGTGAAGGACTCGGGCTCCCTGCTGCCCGGCCACGGCGGCGTGCTCGACCGGGTGGACGCGCTCCTGCTGGCGGCCCCGGCCTACGCGGCCGTGCTGGCCCTGGTGGGGACCGGCCCGTGA
- the uppS gene encoding polyprenyl diphosphate synthase, which produces MATPTPLPPRTQVPRHVAIIMDGNGRWARRRGWNRVRGHRAGIDSVRAVVREARAAGVRYLTLFAFSSENWGRPQREIAALMGLLRRFLRVEVPDLKRNGVRVRAIGELRRLPPRALEAVRWAEDETREGRDLDLILALSYGGRDEILHAVRSALAEGVRPEELDEARFRGFLYAPDVPDPDLLIRTSGEMRISNFLLWQLAYTELYVTPTLWPEFREAQFREALADYARRERRFGLTSEQLAGGGGG; this is translated from the coding sequence ATGGCGACCCCGACCCCGCTCCCCCCCCGAACCCAGGTCCCCCGCCATGTGGCGATCATCATGGACGGGAACGGCCGGTGGGCCCGGCGCCGAGGCTGGAACCGGGTCCGCGGCCACCGGGCCGGCATCGACTCGGTGCGCGCCGTGGTGCGCGAGGCCCGGGCGGCCGGGGTGCGCTACCTGACCCTGTTCGCGTTCTCCTCCGAGAACTGGGGCCGGCCCCAGCGGGAGATCGCGGCCCTCATGGGGCTGCTGCGCCGGTTCCTCCGGGTGGAGGTGCCGGATCTGAAGCGCAACGGCGTCCGCGTCCGGGCGATCGGCGAGCTGAGGCGGCTCCCGCCCCGGGCCCTCGAGGCGGTCCGGTGGGCCGAGGATGAGACCCGCGAGGGCCGGGATCTCGACCTGATCCTGGCCCTGTCCTACGGCGGCCGCGACGAGATCCTCCACGCGGTGCGGTCCGCCCTGGCCGAGGGGGTGCGGCCCGAGGAGCTGGACGAGGCCCGGTTCCGCGGGTTCCTCTACGCCCCCGACGTTCCCGACCCCGACCTGCTGATCCGAACGAGCGGGGAGATGCGGATCTCGAACTTCCTGTTGTGGCAGCTGGCGTACACCGAGCTCTACGTGACCCCGACCCTGTGGCCCGAGTTCCGGGAGGCCCAGTTCCGGGAGGCCCTGGCGGACTACGCCCGCAGGGAGCGGCGGTTCGGGTTGACGAGCGAGCAGCTCGCGGGGGGAGGTGGCGGATGA
- the frr gene encoding ribosome recycling factor — translation MAESVQEVKQQAKKSMEKALEALQRHFARVRTGRASLALLDGIRVEYYGTPTPLNQVASLSIPEPRLIAIQPWDKSVIPAIEKAILQSELDLNPTNDGNVVRVPIPKLTEERRKELVKVVRGMAEEARVAVRNARREANSELDRLQKEKAISEDDQRRMKDEIQKLTDEYVAKVDQVLKQKEAEIMEV, via the coding sequence ATGGCGGAGTCGGTGCAAGAGGTGAAGCAGCAGGCCAAGAAGAGCATGGAGAAGGCGCTCGAGGCGCTCCAGCGCCACTTCGCCCGGGTGCGCACCGGGCGGGCGAGCCTGGCCCTCCTGGACGGGATCCGGGTGGAGTACTACGGCACCCCCACCCCCCTGAACCAGGTGGCGAGCCTGTCGATCCCCGAGCCTCGGCTGATCGCGATCCAGCCGTGGGACAAGTCGGTGATCCCGGCCATCGAGAAGGCGATCCTGCAGTCGGAGCTGGACCTGAACCCCACCAACGACGGCAACGTGGTGCGGGTGCCGATCCCCAAGCTCACCGAGGAGCGCCGCAAGGAGCTGGTCAAGGTGGTGCGGGGCATGGCCGAGGAGGCCCGGGTGGCGGTGCGCAACGCCCGGCGCGAGGCCAACTCGGAGCTGGACCGGCTGCAGAAGGAGAAGGCGATCTCCGAGGACGATCAGCGCCGCATGAAGGACGAGATCCAGAAGCTCACGGACGAGTACGTGGCCAAGGTGGATCAGGTGCTGAAGCAGAAGGAAGCCGAGATCATGGAGGTCTGA